TCtatggcaaatagttcatgtatattgttcagtgacaaattgttcatgtatattgttcagtggcaaatagttcatgtatattgttcagtggcaaatagttcatgtatattgttcagTGACAAAAGgttcatgtatattgttcagtgacaaatagttcatgtatattgttcagtggcaaataattcatgTATATTGTTCAGTGGCAAGTAGTTCGTTTAAAGTCTTCAATGACAAATAGTTCATGTAAATAGTTCAGTAacaaatagttcatgtatattgttcaatgaaaaataggtcttgtatattgtTCAGGGACACATAGTTCATGTATATATAGTTTAGTTACAAATAGTTATTGTTTGATAGTTGTGTACATTGTGCGTAGAAATTAAGTGTCAAACCAGCATGAAATCGCACCAATTTATGTTCACAATATAGCTCAATCAAATTGTTTTCCCGACTTCGAACTCTCCATACATTTgaataattgaaatgtgtttgtCTTCTTtgcaatcaatttaaaaaataaaatcaaaacaacTTTCCGGAATAAAAACAATCACTTGTCAATAGGTCTTAATAATCACTTCTAATAATCATTTGTAAGTATATTGTAATAAATATCTCATAAAAACTACTTTGTCTGCAATTAACGCGAATATTAACAAATAATTACAACTCACAACATGATTGACAGTATATTCCCGTGAGAAAATAAGCCTACACTTCATTTACACATCGTATTCATTGATATATTTACAGTGAGGAAGTTATATGGATACGGACTAGTGGGATACCCaagtcaatatatttttatattatgtattggGTATACTAAATATCGTAGAGGCTgcacaatagaaaaaaaacttttctgACATATctcaaaatgtaaaaataagttagaatgaactcttatatattcaacatacttcaaataaatatcaaaataacattAGCCTGAATATTAATAACAAGATCACCGGCTGTGCGGACACATGGTATTCAACGGTATGAAAAGTCAAAACTATTGAAATCAGTTAAATTATTTATGCCGACTAATTATAAGTCAAAACCTCATGAAGAAGTATAagatataaaacattttgttacaATGAATAAAGTTTGATGATGTTTAAAATTTAGAGAATGTCTTCTATATAGAGAGTGTGTAATATTAAgaaaatttataatattataaagagtttatatatattttatttgttctattttataTAGAGAAGAGAGAGTGTATAGTATAAACAGAGTGTATAGATATAATGGTTATATTGAATTGACAtggaattatatttttaataattttcgtATGATAATTTCTGAAATATTCACAGTGAGTTTCGTGAAAGGGCGAggtctgtttgtatttttattttctaggAAGTTGTAGGTAAATTAAAgcacattaaaaataaatatatttttaaggtTTATTTCATATTCAAAAAAATTATTGTAATCAGTGACTTATCATCAACACTAAATAAATAAATCTGACAAATCTATCTCTTTACAGAGAAACTTGAAAAGTATCAACGTTGGATCAAATGAAACTGCTGTCTATATCAATATAACAAATTATAGAGATtaatcaaaagaaaacattagaaattaatcgcaataaaataaattaaatgaaaacaaagatTGAACTGACGTATAAACAGTATAAGTTTTGATTGTTAATTACAAGTTTCCTATGAAATAAAAGATAgataatattgtttatgtttacatctttttattgttttattgtatgtgtGTTTGTGATGGATAGGTGTCGCGTGCACGGTAAGACCAAAACCTGgaactatatgtatatatatatagacagaaTAGTGTCTAACTTATTTACGTATATCATCACTTAGAAGCGTATATAAAACAGTTTACTAACAAAGTCACAACCTGGAACTACATATATATTACAGAAAGAATTGTTGATATCTATCTTCCGTACGAAACCTGTAAATCATTATTTAAGACTGAattgtgcctttatattttactAATGTATACGACAAAACAAAAACCGGGgacattaatttaaaatttaacagttTGAATTGTGTCCAGCATTTTAACGTAAACAATCTGAACCTGTAAAACTATAAGGTTTGATCTGTCTAGCGTGTGTAGCGAGACCAAACCCTGGTACACTATACACAAAGGAGTTTACATTGGGACTATCATGTATGAATTCAGCTATCACCAGCATCAGTTACAGGGACCAGATAGGATAACTTACAGACGGGATTTAATGCAAAATATAGGAGACAACGCGGAACGTGAAAGGACTAGAGTCAAAACATTGAGAGGGGCATTTTTGGAATTACAGAGGAGTCTTCCTGCCGTACCCCCGGACACTAAGTTATCTAAGTTAGATGTTTTAGTTTTAGCCACAACATACATAGCACATTTAATGAGAACTTTGAATGACGAGGAAGAAAATCAAAACTTTGCTGCAAATGGAATCTTACACCCAGTAAAGGTAGGATCACATAATCTTAAAATCGTAATTCTAATTTGCTATGAGTAATATTTCCGTCCATTGGATTACGCCTGCTCCATTGCATTCAAGCTATATATCCATCATGGTGTTACACCCGATCGAACGATTCAAACTATATTTCCCAAGGTGAAACACCCGCTCAAATGCATTCAAGCTATATATCCATGGTGTTACACCCGATCGAACGATTCAAACTATATTTCCCAAGGTGAAACACCCGCTCAAATGCATTCAAGCAATATTTCCCTAGTGTTACACCCGATCGAACGATTCAAATTATATTTCCCAAGGTGAAACACCCGCTCAAATGCATTCAAGCAATATTTCCCTAGTGTTACACCCGATCGAACGATTCAAACTATATTTCCCTAGGTGAAACACCCGCTCAAATGCATTCAAGCTATATATCCATGGTGTTACACCCGATCGAACGATTCAAACTATATTTCCCAAGGTGAAACACCCGCTCAAATGCATTCAACCAATATTTCCCAAGGTGAAACACCCGCTCAAATGCATTCAAGCTATATTTCCCTAGTGTTACGTCCTGTTACACCAAATAACATACTGTAAAGGGCCCAAACAAATTACTTATGTTGGAATGGGtataaagtattataattattCATCACACACATTTTATTTAGAGAGGCAGACATACTTTCAGACCACACATTTTATTTAGAGAGGCAGACATACTTTTAGACCACACATTTACACAATAAGACTTAACAAGTTGAATCTTCACACtcgtaaaacatttattttaattttcgcTCCAGTATATTAACTTCGCTACATATATACTTTCATATAGTATCTTTATGTCACAATCATCATTAAAtaattatatggggacgaagtccccaataacagtagaaaattcaataaaaaaaaaaattcgggaaaatttcccgaatttttcattgtactaatgaactcaaaatcgttcaattttttttatgtcatgttttgaaatcccggacctgcgcagaaatgtacaatatacttcctttttccggtctcgtttgtatgaaactttgagtaaaatatatatttatcagtctagtataaaataggaaggaacgcgcaatacttatttcatttttaataattccttgatatgaaaaaacgttacctaatgatagcgtttcttgtttacattgcatatgacgtcataatttaaataacgtcacaactaaaatccctaacaacagaaccaaaatcggaaacgttactgtATTTCCGTGTCTTTTTTTTGGACAAATAATTGAGttacaaaataataattcatacagacttcgtccccatttacaggtaatgcctgcctcatattaaaaaaaaacataggccTGGCTTCCGAAAGTACCTTATGACTAGGACATGTCTTACGATGATCTTAGGACATTGCACAGAAGTAAGATATTTGGAACCAAACTTAACTGCAACTAATTGCATTCTTGTGATTTTAAAACAgttttgaaaattgatttattcaaataattttattgttcaaaGATCGAATGTTCATTTAAACATGCATGGATTGGAAAGAATTTCATTTCTTTCTAtctgtaataaaaaaagatataatatgTAAACATAACAAAATCTACATCAATACACATGCACACAAATCATTGGTCCACAAGGGGCACAAGAAACAAATTACACATATAAAAGGGGCACAAGAAACAAATTACACATATAAAAGGGGCACAAGAAACAAATTacacataaaaaagaaacaagtacCATCTTCAACGTATGTGTTTTTGTCACACTTTATCTTAAGTATTATATGTTGTACCTATAATTAAGAATATGAAATCTAGGAATCTTTCACCTCCCTGAACATACAAGATAGAAAGTACATTACTTTGGTAGATTTGTATTTTCACTTATGTATACAAGTATAGTTTAAAATATGCAATTGAACTAAAGCAGTTATTAAATCTTTAGCATTTTTtgacccacctacgatagtaaaggggcattatgttttctggtctgtgcgtccgtccgtccgtctgttcgttcgtccgtccgtctgttcgttcgtccgtccgtccgttcgttcgtccgtccgttcattcGTCGTACCGTCTGTTCggctgtccgtctg
This sequence is a window from Mytilus edulis chromosome 1, xbMytEdul2.2, whole genome shotgun sequence. Protein-coding genes within it:
- the LOC139506137 gene encoding transcription factor 24-like, which produces MYEFSYHQHQLQGPDRITYRRDLMQNIGDNAERERTRVKTLRGAFLELQRSLPAVPPDTKLSKLDVLVLATTYIAHLMRTLNDEEENQNFAANGILHPVKKWPMRSRLYAGILSSTFPVYTGRHVENRQNNDKHNTYPYLQNDM